One window of the uncultured Paludibaculum sp. genome contains the following:
- a CDS encoding lysophospholipid acyltransferase family protein has product MARHSPLRNRLEYALVRCLLPAFRYLPNSTKLARLAFGVFDRLAPRLRATAHRNLELALPGQSAEERAKIVEGCWWSLARVIATLARFPDIGKDNVHQFIRYEGFEHFEEAKRRGKGVLFATAHLGNWEFSAFAHALMAEPMSFVVRPMDNPLLDELATKYRTLSGNRLLGRGKDFLRPLVEALKRNEAVGILIDQNVTADRGIFVDFFGHKACVDAGFARLAARTGAAVIPGYALWSEAEQKHVLHFDPIVEMEGDVQADTQRVHAALEAAIRNHPEQWLWIHRRWKTRPAGEAPLY; this is encoded by the coding sequence TTGGCGCGCCACTCCCCACTTCGTAATCGGCTGGAATATGCGCTGGTCCGCTGCCTGCTGCCGGCGTTCCGGTATCTGCCAAACTCAACGAAACTAGCCAGATTGGCATTCGGCGTTTTCGACCGATTGGCTCCTCGGTTGCGCGCGACAGCACATCGCAATCTGGAGCTTGCGCTGCCAGGGCAGTCAGCGGAAGAACGGGCGAAGATTGTCGAGGGTTGCTGGTGGTCGCTGGCGCGGGTGATCGCGACGTTGGCGCGTTTCCCGGACATTGGTAAGGACAACGTTCACCAGTTCATCCGGTATGAGGGCTTCGAGCACTTCGAGGAAGCCAAACGGCGGGGCAAGGGGGTGCTGTTTGCCACGGCGCATCTGGGCAACTGGGAGTTCTCGGCTTTCGCGCACGCCTTGATGGCGGAGCCGATGAGCTTCGTCGTGCGCCCCATGGACAACCCCTTGCTGGATGAGTTGGCCACGAAGTACCGCACTCTGTCGGGCAACCGGCTGCTTGGACGGGGAAAAGACTTCCTGCGGCCGCTCGTCGAGGCGCTCAAACGAAACGAAGCCGTTGGTATCCTGATCGACCAGAACGTCACGGCGGACCGGGGCATCTTCGTTGACTTCTTTGGCCACAAAGCCTGCGTGGATGCCGGGTTTGCGCGGCTGGCGGCGCGGACTGGAGCGGCGGTGATTCCGGGGTACGCGTTGTGGTCGGAGGCCGAGCAGAAGCACGTGCTGCATTTCGACCCGATTGTCGAGATGGAAGGCGACGTCCAGGCCGATACGCAGAGGGTGCACGCGGCACTGGAGGCCGCCATCCGGAACCATCCAGAACAGTGGCTGTGGATCCACCGGCGGTGGAAGACTAGGCCCGCGGGTGAGGCCCCGCTTTACTAG
- the mnmA gene encoding tRNA 2-thiouridine(34) synthase MnmA: MSDPAPNSLIAVAMSGGVDSSAVAAMLQRDGHRLVGMTMQLWNQRRLPELQVEGATGRCCSLDDVYDARAVANVLGIPYYVVNFEDRFEETVVKPFVDEYLAGRTPIPCTLCNNHVKFDQFLEMADGLGAEYIATGHYARVTRSPETGRYEMRTGMDSGKDQTYFLFGLKQHQLARTLFPLGGMTKPEVRALAAELGIPTAAKHDSQEICFVPNGDYAGFIDAYFKERGIPRDATHGEIVDKEGKVLAEHEGVHHYTVGQRKGLKIAAPEPLYVIATDPQTQQVVVGQGTDLLRESLVAKDVNWVSIEPITEPRAAQVKIRNRHVPAEAVLYPTGQPDRVEVRFLTAQRAVTPGQAAVIYDGDLVLGGGWIE, encoded by the coding sequence ATGTCTGATCCGGCGCCCAACTCGTTGATTGCGGTGGCGATGTCCGGCGGTGTGGACTCTTCCGCCGTCGCCGCGATGCTGCAACGCGACGGTCATCGACTGGTGGGGATGACCATGCAGCTCTGGAACCAGCGCCGTCTGCCTGAGTTGCAGGTGGAGGGTGCGACCGGACGTTGCTGCTCGCTCGATGACGTCTACGACGCCCGAGCCGTAGCCAATGTGTTGGGGATTCCTTACTACGTGGTGAACTTCGAAGACCGCTTCGAGGAGACCGTAGTGAAGCCGTTCGTCGATGAGTACCTGGCAGGACGAACTCCTATCCCCTGTACTTTGTGCAATAACCACGTAAAGTTTGATCAATTCCTTGAGATGGCTGATGGCCTGGGGGCGGAGTACATCGCTACGGGTCACTATGCCCGAGTGACTCGTAGTCCGGAAACTGGCCGGTATGAGATGCGCACCGGGATGGACTCCGGGAAGGATCAGACCTACTTCCTGTTTGGCCTGAAGCAGCATCAACTTGCACGGACTCTCTTCCCGCTGGGCGGCATGACCAAGCCCGAGGTGCGAGCGCTGGCCGCCGAGCTTGGCATTCCGACCGCCGCCAAGCATGATTCCCAGGAGATCTGCTTCGTTCCGAATGGCGACTACGCCGGTTTCATTGATGCTTACTTCAAGGAACGCGGCATTCCAAGGGACGCGACGCACGGCGAGATTGTGGACAAAGAGGGTAAGGTTCTGGCCGAGCACGAGGGGGTTCATCACTATACGGTGGGGCAGCGAAAGGGACTCAAGATCGCCGCGCCGGAGCCGCTGTATGTGATCGCCACTGATCCGCAAACACAGCAGGTGGTTGTGGGGCAGGGGACTGACCTGCTGCGGGAATCGCTGGTCGCCAAGGATGTGAACTGGGTGTCGATCGAACCCATCACGGAGCCTCGGGCAGCCCAGGTCAAGATTCGCAATCGGCACGTTCCGGCCGAGGCCGTGTTGTATCCGACGGGGCAGCCGGACCGTGTGGAAGTGCGTTTTTTGACCGCGCAACGAGCGGTGACGCCCGGTCAAGCCGCCGTGATTTACGATGGAGACCTCGTTCTCGGTGGCGGGTGGATAGAATAG